In the genome of Pagrus major chromosome 17, Pma_NU_1.0, the window TCGCTTTTGATGTATCCAGGTCAGTTGATAGGATTAAACTGTTAATCTGTCGTTAGGCAGGGTACAGGTACATCTCAGCAGGCTTGATACAACAAGggaaataaaatgcaacacCGCGGTGTACTCAATTAACAACTAATTTCTGTTTCGCTCTCCCCCAAACAGAACATTAGCAACAAGCATGAATCATAAGATATTTATTTGCCCTACATGAAAAATTCTCAAAATGCTGGTCCACCAGTAGAGCGCAGCGTTACTCCATCAGTGAATGGCACACAAGACTACCGATACTGAAAATACTAGATAGGTTAGGCAGTAAAACTGCTGGATGATGGgcatattcattaaaaatatgtttttagtAGCAACATTATAGGCCAAAGTTTGCTTTACACAGTGTTTATTTCATGCAGTACAAGTACATTCCAGGTCAGTAACAGACATAAGAGCAGCTTTGTGGTAAAGTCAATCTGGATATGAAGCCTCAGCAGCATCACCACAGTGGCAGCCCATCATACCTACAACATGAGGAAGATCAGgtaaaaaagtgttaaaaaccTATTTAGGATGTTTTCCTATCCTTGGTCTACTacaagaggaagacagaaacaacTCTAAATAAGATTCAGTCCACAACTAActacaaatgtaaaaattaacAGCTCTTTGACAGGTTTATGGCACGGCTGATGTGTTGAATTAAACTAAGTTGTTCACGcaagtttgtatttttctggTATCATTACACATGCTTTCTCATACAATACCATACATTATATTACATACAAATGTAATGGACAACACAAattagtaaaaagaaaaaaaaaagctgtaaaaaaatTCACATAAAGCAACCTTGCACTGTAATTTGAAGTCATTTACCTGAAATAGTTTGATCCTGGAATACTCTCTGCACTCTCCCTCAGCAGCACGTCTGAAAACAGAGTATCTGGGGTGTCTCTCTTCCCGTACCTATGCATCAAAAAAGAGTCAGGCAACATATCAAGACTTCTTTGCACGAACATATTGTATTTTACAACAAATTCAAGGACTAACCTCTGTCTTGTAATGAGATTGATGTAGTGTCTTAGTGCTGAATAATATTTGGCGAGCTCCTCAGGTGGCGCGTCGTCACGAGGACTGGCAGGCTTGACTGGATATGCGTTTACGCCAGAGTGAGTACAAGCCAGCAGGCAGACAGCCACAGTGGTCAGCGACATCACAGCGCTGGAGCGAATCCTGGATCACAGGGAAAattaatagtaaaaaaaactgcatgatAAGAAATGATCATCCAACAATGCCAAAATCAGAAACAGGTGCTCCGTACTGGATTGATATTCCACCATAAAAGCTGCGAGATCCAACATTACTTACTGACTTTTAATCAGAAAGTGCCTTTTAATTAAAAGAtgagaaatgaaaatgttgctcACATCATAATGTAACGCTTGAAAATACTGCTGTAGTCGGTTTTCTTGCTGTTCAAGGCACCTCTGTCAGATTTCCAACACTGCCTGTGTTTTATAGAGTGGGTGTGAGACGGGGAGGGAGGGCGAATTCATTCACTTTTAGGGCACTCCTGAGAAACATCTACTGCCTCATTAGTTTTGTAATCCTTTAATGTCTAGACAGTGAATGTAATTGCAGGAAGTTAGATTATTATGACAAGAACACAACATTGAAGGTGTCACTGTATTAGattcattaaaattaatttaatgtttaaattatCTGCATCAGAAATTTACTGCAGATATTCAACATGTGATTTTGTGGATTTCATTATTCCCCAATCACATaacaaatttgtgtttttcaacttCTTTGCATccaacaataaattaaattgtaCATAAACTCAGAGGGGCCTATCATTGATTCATATCAATTTGCATTTGAGTTCATTTATCCTCAGTCGGTCCTGTTACAACAGTACAATAAGTACACTTGAAAGGTCTTTGTTTAAAAGGCTAGAAAGGAGTACACTCGATCGCATCAAATTTCACTTTTGTTCAAAAAGAAATTTGAATAGTAAGCGGAGTGATGTCAGGAAAGTA includes:
- the LOC141011806 gene encoding peptide YY-like; amino-acid sequence: MSLTTVAVCLLACTHSGVNAYPVKPASPRDDAPPEELAKYYSALRHYINLITRQRYGKRDTPDTLFSDVLLRESAESIPGSNYFRYDGLPLW